In Methanofollis sp., the following are encoded in one genomic region:
- a CDS encoding glycosyltransferase family 2 protein: MGVDLSVVIPAYNEEENVVPLYNELHEVLPALGMTYEILFVDDGSTDRTYQRLKELHDLDNTVRIVKFRSNFGQSAAMKAGLDYAAGDRIVTMDADLQNDPYDIPALLRKMDDDELDVVCGWRYNRHDPASKKFFSKGANHLRKIFTQETIHDSGCTLRAYRRECTRDLELYGELHRYIPAMLLWKGYHVGEMKTNHRDRSFGKSKYNWGRLFKGFLDLQVITFWQRYSVRPMHVFGGAGIVLGTLGLIITGYLIIMRLFFGFGLLERPLFLAGMILLILGVQFVAIGILADILLKIYYGQNQRKNYLLEKIV, encoded by the coding sequence ATGGGTGTCGACCTCTCAGTCGTGATCCCCGCCTACAACGAGGAGGAGAATGTCGTACCCCTGTACAACGAACTGCACGAGGTGCTCCCCGCCCTCGGCATGACCTATGAGATCCTCTTCGTGGACGACGGTTCGACAGACCGCACCTACCAGAGGTTGAAAGAGCTCCATGACCTGGATAACACAGTCAGAATCGTCAAGTTCAGGAGCAACTTCGGCCAGAGCGCGGCGATGAAGGCAGGACTCGATTACGCAGCCGGGGACCGTATCGTCACGATGGACGCGGACCTCCAGAACGATCCCTACGACATCCCGGCACTCCTCCGGAAGATGGACGACGACGAACTCGACGTCGTCTGTGGCTGGAGGTACAACCGTCATGACCCCGCATCCAAGAAGTTCTTCTCGAAGGGTGCAAACCACCTCAGAAAGATCTTCACGCAGGAGACGATCCACGACTCGGGATGCACGCTCAGGGCCTACAGGAGGGAGTGTACCCGGGACCTGGAGTTGTACGGAGAGCTCCACCGGTACATCCCGGCGATGCTCCTCTGGAAGGGGTATCATGTGGGGGAGATGAAGACCAATCACCGGGACCGGTCCTTCGGGAAGAGCAAATACAACTGGGGCCGCCTGTTCAAGGGGTTCCTGGACCTCCAGGTGATCACTTTCTGGCAGAGGTACTCGGTCAGGCCGATGCATGTGTTCGGGGGAGCGGGGATTGTTCTTGGAACATTAGGTTTGATTATCACCGGGTATCTGATTATAATGCGGTTATTTTTTGGTTTTGGACTGTTGGAACGCCCTCTTTTTCTCGCGGGCATGATACTGTTGATCCTTGGAGTACAGTTTGTTGCGATCGGAATTCTGGCAGATATTCTCCTAAAGATCTACTATGGGCAGAACCAGCGAAAGAACTACCTTCTGGAAAAAATTGTATAG
- a CDS encoding class I SAM-dependent methyltransferase, whose protein sequence is MTSELVDHLTRVQKFEETDFRLQNLRRMIQQKIKGKKVLDAGCGTGHMTLDLLHRGYDVTAIDCSPDLIHLVERSAKNHGYNVKTSQLNVEDCSRFGENTFDTIVCLDVLEHIKDDKKALRSLHLILHDSGRLIVSVPSLKSLYGERDLKIGHYRRYSRDELITKIQDAGFQIEEIRYWNILGVLPFFISEKLLHTAIYEGIRYSRDSILSKGSNSLLNMWFRTVENNIKLPLGLSLIVSCKKQSE, encoded by the coding sequence ATGACATCCGAATTAGTTGATCATTTAACTCGGGTTCAAAAATTTGAGGAAACCGATTTCAGATTGCAGAATCTACGCAGGATGATACAACAAAAAATCAAAGGAAAAAAAGTCCTGGATGCGGGTTGCGGTACCGGCCATATGACCCTGGATTTATTACACCGCGGATATGACGTAACTGCCATAGACTGTTCCCCGGATTTGATACATCTGGTCGAGAGATCCGCCAAAAATCATGGATATAATGTAAAAACCTCCCAATTAAACGTAGAGGATTGCTCCCGATTTGGAGAGAATACTTTTGATACCATCGTATGTTTGGACGTGCTCGAACATATTAAAGATGACAAAAAAGCGCTTCGGAGTCTTCATTTGATATTGCATGATTCCGGGCGATTGATAGTATCAGTTCCATCATTGAAGTCACTGTATGGGGAAAGAGACCTGAAGATTGGACATTATAGGAGATATAGCCGAGACGAACTCATCACAAAAATACAGGATGCAGGTTTTCAGATAGAAGAAATAAGATACTGGAATATTTTGGGTGTATTACCATTTTTCATATCAGAAAAATTGCTCCATACAGCGATTTATGAAGGCATCCGATATTCGAGAGATTCTATCCTCTCAAAAGGATCGAATTCGCTATTAAACATGTGGTTTAGAACCGTCGAAAATAACATTAAACTCCCTCTGGGGCTAAGTTTGATCGTATCATGTAAAAAACAGAGTGAATAA
- a CDS encoding cobaltochelatase subunit CobN: MKIVAIVWGSDAVLLRAAAAEEGVSCAVTGTHEVDDPAARGRFLADQADADLVLLHPSRDRAWDDLIPQIRTDIPVVSFGHDEAFWTLSTVPLTVAAAVSAYVVHGGIENFRLMVRYLRAVADGSGDEPEPPSSLPWEGIYHPDAPDPFADVSSFRAWRPRRHPCSVGIVFSRTYWANGDRGVVDALVRRIEIFADVIPIFCLSMGDRELGARPGAEVAAEWFADGTDFVLNLQPVFHAPTADAAGALPRQIDCPVAHPVLLYHRSQEEWLASSLGLPAAEVGWSIALPEFEGMIEMLPAGTEESDAGMHDPIPERIERICRRVEAWLSLREKPAAQRKVAFILHNNPCSSVEATVGAGAHLDTLESVARILAALREKGYAVDPPADGKALIDLIMEKRAISDFRWTSVGSIVRSGGALAQVAPDEYVAWFAELDPVVRSTMETAWGRPPGEEIDGIPPAMVHEGRIVVTGVSFGNAVVCVQPKRGCAGAKCDGTVCRILHDPETPPTHQYLATYRWLERVFGADAIIHVGTHGNLEFLPGKSVALSGRCFPDIAIGTVPHLYIYNADNPPEGTIAKRRAHATLVDHMQTVMQAAGLYGALKDLEALLDEYGRARESDPARAHALEHQILDAVHEAGLEEETDLAGLQASRQDFPAFVARTHQELAKVASSRIPDGMHIFGSRPEGTDRVRFIQAALRFDDALGSALFGPDDNPAAVGTRDEAEAAFVDAVLRGADARTAVEDACGRPPLPGTADAVATLAEQALSMAAAIDASGEIESLLHALDGGFVEPGPAGLITRGHPEVLPTGRNFYSLDPASVPTRAAWAVGRRLADALIAGHRKEHGEDPRSIAMYWMSSDLMWADGEELAQMLALIGVEPVWRGGKVVSFRVIPLEELGRPRVDITVRASGILRDCFFTCIELLDDAIAAVAALDEPEEMNPIRAGALKTGTTARIFSSRPGTYGNGVSLAVYSSAWKEEKDLAGIFIEWNGYAYGRDNPGRDERDAFSGLLAGVDATFNKTATDEYDLCGCCCYFGTHGGMTAAARSLSGKRVPAYYGDTRRPSQVEVRTLAAELGRVVRTKLINPAWIEGMKRHGYKGAGDIAKRVGRVYGWEAATGEVDDRIFDAIARTFVLDPENRSFFQENNPFALEEIGRRLLEAQGRGLWSPDPEVAECLRDAYLETEGWLEDRLDGADGPVQGGGVTIANLDEIRAARRRDRT, translated from the coding sequence ATGAAGATCGTCGCGATTGTCTGGGGGAGCGACGCCGTGCTCCTCAGGGCCGCCGCCGCGGAAGAAGGGGTGTCCTGCGCCGTCACCGGCACCCATGAAGTCGACGATCCCGCGGCACGGGGCCGGTTCCTTGCCGATCAGGCCGACGCCGACCTGGTCCTCCTCCACCCGTCCCGTGACCGGGCCTGGGACGACCTGATCCCGCAGATACGCACCGATATCCCGGTCGTCTCCTTCGGGCACGACGAGGCGTTCTGGACGCTCTCGACCGTCCCCCTCACGGTCGCCGCTGCTGTTTCGGCATATGTCGTCCACGGCGGCATCGAAAATTTCAGGCTCATGGTGCGGTACCTCCGGGCGGTCGCGGACGGGTCCGGCGACGAACCCGAACCCCCGAGCTCTCTCCCCTGGGAAGGGATCTATCACCCTGACGCCCCCGATCCCTTCGCCGACGTCTCGTCCTTCCGCGCCTGGCGGCCGAGGCGCCATCCCTGCTCTGTCGGGATCGTCTTTTCCCGGACCTACTGGGCGAACGGGGATCGCGGGGTCGTGGACGCCCTTGTCCGGCGGATCGAGATCTTCGCCGACGTGATCCCGATCTTCTGTCTTTCCATGGGCGACCGGGAACTCGGTGCACGGCCCGGCGCCGAGGTGGCTGCGGAATGGTTCGCGGACGGGACGGACTTTGTCCTGAACCTCCAGCCCGTCTTCCATGCCCCGACCGCAGATGCGGCGGGCGCTCTTCCCCGGCAGATCGACTGCCCTGTCGCCCATCCGGTGCTTCTCTACCACCGGAGCCAGGAGGAATGGCTTGCCTCCTCTCTCGGCCTTCCTGCCGCCGAGGTCGGGTGGTCGATCGCGCTCCCCGAGTTCGAAGGGATGATCGAGATGCTTCCTGCCGGGACGGAGGAATCCGATGCCGGGATGCACGACCCGATTCCCGAGCGGATCGAGAGGATCTGTCGCCGCGTCGAGGCCTGGCTCTCTCTCCGGGAAAAACCGGCCGCACAGAGGAAGGTCGCCTTTATCCTCCATAACAACCCCTGCTCTTCAGTCGAAGCGACCGTCGGTGCCGGCGCCCACCTCGACACCCTCGAAAGCGTTGCCCGGATCCTCGCCGCCCTCAGGGAGAAGGGCTACGCGGTCGATCCCCCGGCCGACGGGAAAGCATTGATCGACCTGATCATGGAAAAACGAGCGATCAGCGACTTCAGGTGGACCTCTGTCGGTTCCATCGTCCGGTCGGGCGGGGCGCTCGCGCAGGTCGCCCCTGACGAGTACGTGGCATGGTTTGCCGAACTCGACCCCGTGGTCAGGTCGACGATGGAGACAGCGTGGGGCAGGCCGCCCGGCGAAGAGATCGATGGTATCCCGCCGGCAATGGTCCATGAGGGGCGGATCGTCGTCACCGGAGTCAGCTTCGGGAACGCCGTCGTCTGCGTCCAGCCGAAGCGGGGGTGCGCCGGGGCGAAGTGCGACGGGACCGTCTGCCGGATCCTCCACGACCCGGAGACCCCGCCCACCCACCAGTACCTGGCGACCTATCGCTGGCTGGAACGGGTCTTTGGCGCCGACGCGATCATCCATGTGGGGACGCACGGCAACCTTGAGTTCCTGCCTGGAAAATCTGTCGCACTGTCAGGCCGCTGTTTCCCCGACATCGCGATCGGGACGGTCCCGCACCTCTACATCTACAATGCCGACAACCCTCCCGAGGGGACGATCGCCAAACGCCGGGCCCACGCGACGCTCGTCGACCATATGCAGACCGTGATGCAGGCCGCCGGCCTCTATGGCGCACTCAAGGACCTGGAGGCATTACTCGACGAGTACGGCCGCGCCCGGGAGAGTGACCCTGCCCGCGCCCATGCCCTGGAGCACCAGATCCTCGATGCCGTCCACGAGGCCGGACTGGAAGAAGAAACAGATCTCGCCGGACTGCAGGCGAGTCGGCAGGACTTCCCGGCCTTCGTCGCCAGGACACACCAGGAACTTGCAAAGGTGGCGTCCTCCCGGATCCCGGACGGCATGCACATCTTCGGCTCCCGCCCCGAAGGGACCGACCGCGTCAGGTTCATCCAGGCGGCGCTCAGGTTCGACGACGCCCTCGGCTCGGCCCTCTTCGGCCCCGACGATAACCCGGCGGCGGTCGGGACGCGTGACGAGGCTGAGGCCGCGTTCGTCGATGCCGTCCTGCGGGGTGCCGACGCCCGGACGGCGGTCGAAGACGCCTGCGGCAGGCCCCCTCTTCCCGGCACTGCCGACGCAGTCGCAACCCTGGCAGAGCAGGCCCTGAGCATGGCCGCGGCGATCGACGCCTCCGGCGAGATCGAGAGCCTCCTCCACGCCCTGGACGGCGGCTTCGTCGAACCCGGCCCCGCGGGCCTGATCACCCGCGGCCACCCCGAGGTCCTCCCGACAGGGCGGAACTTCTACTCCCTCGACCCCGCTTCGGTCCCCACCCGTGCCGCATGGGCCGTCGGGAGGAGACTCGCCGATGCGCTGATCGCCGGACATCGCAAGGAGCACGGGGAGGATCCGCGCTCGATCGCGATGTACTGGATGTCGTCGGACCTGATGTGGGCCGACGGCGAGGAACTCGCCCAGATGCTCGCCCTCATCGGGGTCGAACCTGTCTGGCGGGGCGGAAAAGTCGTCTCTTTCCGGGTGATCCCCCTCGAAGAACTCGGCCGGCCGCGGGTCGATATCACGGTGCGGGCGAGCGGGATCCTCAGGGACTGTTTTTTCACCTGCATCGAACTGCTCGACGATGCGATCGCGGCGGTCGCCGCCCTCGACGAACCCGAGGAGATGAACCCGATCCGTGCCGGCGCCCTGAAGACGGGCACGACGGCGCGTATCTTCTCCAGCAGGCCTGGCACCTACGGCAACGGCGTGAGCCTTGCGGTCTACTCGTCGGCCTGGAAGGAAGAGAAGGACCTTGCCGGAATTTTTATCGAATGGAACGGCTATGCCTATGGCAGGGACAACCCCGGCCGCGATGAACGCGATGCCTTCTCCGGCCTCCTTGCAGGCGTGGACGCGACCTTCAACAAGACGGCGACCGACGAGTACGACCTCTGCGGGTGCTGCTGCTACTTCGGGACGCACGGCGGCATGACAGCCGCGGCACGGTCCCTCTCGGGGAAGCGCGTCCCCGCGTACTACGGCGACACGAGGAGGCCCTCGCAGGTGGAGGTCAGGACCCTCGCCGCCGAACTCGGCCGGGTGGTCAGGACCAAACTGATCAACCCGGCCTGGATCGAGGGGATGAAGAGGCACGGCTACAAGGGCGCCGGCGACATTGCAAAGAGGGTGGGAAGGGTCTACGGCTGGGAAGCCGCAACCGGCGAGGTGGACGATCGGATCTTCGATGCGATCGCACGGACCTTCGTCCTCGATCCGGAGAACAGGTCCTTTTTCCAGGAGAACAACCCCTTTGCTCTCGAAGAGATCGGCCGCAGGCTTCTTGAGGCGCAGGGCAGGGGCCTCTGGAGTCCGGACCCCGAGGTGGCCGAATGCCTCAGGGACGCCTATCTGGAGACGGAGGGGTGGCTCGAAGACCGACTCGACGGCGCCGACGGCCCGGTGCAGGGCGGCGGCGTGACCATCGCAAACCTCGACGAGATCAGGGCGGCACGGCGGCGCGACAGGACGTAG
- a CDS encoding sugar phosphate nucleotidyltransferase — translation MLVRQGLIPAAGSGTRLGPFTNAIPKELLPVGEKAVIEHVVEAMAGAGIEEIAIVVSPHKHGLSDYLGSGKRFGVTCTYVVQDERLGLANAVAAGEHVIDGTFAVVLGDNFFAPTTFLADLIAFHTSRHADATVGVAEVADVTRHGIIRPDGDRILGMVEKPAPEEAPSRLGAIGAYVFEKNIFDAIGRTEPGYKGEYQLTDSIGREIEEGKRVLYRQINGIHIDVGTPHDLMRANEWYLRENGHEKKGHPRTIQDGRP, via the coding sequence ATGCTGGTAAGACAGGGCCTGATCCCGGCGGCAGGGTCTGGGACGCGCCTCGGGCCCTTCACCAACGCGATCCCGAAAGAACTCCTCCCTGTCGGTGAGAAGGCCGTGATCGAGCACGTGGTCGAGGCGATGGCCGGGGCCGGCATCGAGGAGATCGCCATCGTCGTCTCGCCGCACAAGCACGGCCTCTCCGATTACCTCGGTTCGGGGAAACGCTTCGGCGTCACCTGCACCTATGTCGTCCAGGACGAGCGCCTCGGGCTTGCGAACGCCGTCGCCGCGGGGGAGCACGTCATCGACGGCACCTTCGCCGTCGTCCTCGGCGACAACTTCTTCGCCCCCACGACCTTCCTCGCCGACCTCATCGCTTTCCACACCTCCCGGCATGCCGACGCCACCGTCGGCGTCGCCGAGGTGGCCGACGTCACCCGCCACGGGATCATCAGGCCCGACGGCGACCGCATCCTCGGCATGGTCGAGAAGCCCGCCCCCGAGGAGGCGCCGAGCCGTCTTGGGGCCATCGGCGCCTACGTCTTCGAGAAGAACATCTTCGACGCGATCGGGCGGACAGAGCCCGGCTACAAGGGGGAGTACCAGCTCACCGACTCGATAGGACGGGAGATCGAGGAGGGGAAGAGGGTGCTGTACCGCCAGATCAACGGCATCCACATCGACGTTGGGACCCCGCACGATTTGATGCGGGCGAATGAGTGGTATTTGAGGGAGAACGGGCACGAAAAGAAGGGCCATCCCCGCACCATCCAGGACGGACGACCATGA
- a CDS encoding SDR family oxidoreductase: protein MRALVTGGAGFIGSHIIARLLGEGHEVVCLDNFDPYYDPAVKRENIAPFASDMNFTPVEGDIRDSRLLAQVLEDVDYVFHEAAQAGVRISVDDPIKPHEVNATGTLTLLLAARDAGVRKVIYASSSSVYGTVKYLPFDEYHPTLPVSPYGVSKLMAEHYCRAFDDLYDLPTCSLRYFTVYGPRMRPDLAISIFTRHALKNEPITIFGDGEKTRDFTYIDDIVDANIIAMTKGKGVYNIGGGHRVSIQTLAEKIIEITGSASETRYAEAVKGDAEHTFAGTEKAKRELGWAPQTTLEEGLKRYTAWVSTSQS from the coding sequence ATGAGAGCCCTTGTTACCGGCGGAGCCGGTTTTATCGGTTCCCACATCATTGCACGGCTGCTCGGCGAGGGACACGAGGTCGTCTGTCTCGACAACTTCGACCCCTACTACGATCCTGCGGTCAAGCGGGAGAATATCGCACCTTTCGCATCAGACATGAACTTCACCCCTGTTGAGGGAGATATCAGAGACTCTCGCCTCCTCGCGCAGGTTCTCGAAGACGTCGATTATGTCTTCCACGAGGCGGCACAGGCAGGGGTCCGCATCTCGGTGGACGACCCGATAAAACCCCATGAGGTAAATGCCACCGGCACCCTCACCCTCCTGCTGGCGGCACGCGATGCCGGCGTCAGGAAGGTCATCTACGCATCCTCGTCCTCCGTCTACGGCACCGTGAAGTACCTCCCCTTCGACGAATATCACCCCACCCTCCCGGTCTCGCCCTACGGCGTCTCCAAGTTGATGGCAGAACACTACTGCCGGGCCTTCGACGATCTCTACGACCTGCCGACCTGTTCGCTCCGGTACTTCACTGTCTACGGCCCCCGCATGAGGCCGGACCTTGCGATCAGCATCTTCACCAGGCATGCACTGAAGAACGAACCCATCACGATCTTCGGGGACGGAGAGAAGACACGCGACTTCACCTACATCGACGACATCGTCGATGCAAACATCATCGCGATGACGAAAGGAAAGGGAGTGTACAATATCGGCGGCGGCCACCGGGTCTCCATCCAGACACTCGCCGAAAAGATCATCGAGATCACCGGGAGCGCGTCTGAGACCAGGTATGCGGAGGCAGTGAAAGGTGATGCAGAACATACCTTCGCCGGGACAGAGAAAGCGAAGAGAGAACTCGGCTGGGCCCCGCAGACGACACTGGAAGAAGGCCTGAAGAGGTACACAGCATGGGTGTCGACCTCTCAGTCGTGA
- a CDS encoding acyltransferase: MKLNWWVWIKDGVTITFPENVRIDKDSSLNEYVFINGYGRVHIGNCVRIGHNTSIISEDHGFDRKDIPIHLQKKKGKPVIIQDDVWIGCNVTVLRGTTIGQGAIIGAGSVVTKDIPPYAIAVGNPARVIKYR; encoded by the coding sequence ATGAAGTTAAACTGGTGGGTCTGGATAAAAGATGGAGTCACAATAACCTTTCCAGAAAACGTTCGAATAGACAAAGACTCAAGCCTGAATGAATATGTATTCATAAACGGATATGGGCGTGTACACATTGGAAATTGTGTTCGTATCGGACACAATACATCAATTATTTCAGAAGACCATGGATTCGATCGTAAAGATATCCCAATCCACCTTCAAAAGAAGAAAGGAAAACCTGTGATTATTCAAGACGATGTATGGATTGGGTGTAACGTAACCGTATTAAGAGGGACTACTATCGGTCAGGGAGCAATTATTGGTGCCGGATCCGTGGTTACTAAAGACATTCCCCCGTATGCTATTGCTGTCGGGAATCCGGCACGGGTTATAAAATATCGATAA
- a CDS encoding UDP-glucose/GDP-mannose dehydrogenase family protein produces the protein MRVSVIGGGYVGVVTAACFAHLGHGVSIVEVDAGKVRTINAGEPPIYEEGLEGLLKVHAGKKLVAGTEYGPVADSDLSFICVGTPPAWDGSADLSYITAACRSIGEVLRGGKKAHTVVVKSTVPPGTTENLVIPTVREASGRNDLGFAMNPEFLREGRAVKDFLHPDRIVIGSTDPAAGERVSKVYQGLDAPIMRTGTTAAEMIKYASNALLAMKISYTNEIGNLCKRLGIDVYEVMQGVGLDRRVSPHFLNAGAGFGGSCFPKDVAALIHLAERHGEDPVLLRSVMEVNRRQPLRMIRILKDRVGDLNSKKIAVLGLAFKDGTDDIRESRAVPVIEALLESGAAVAAYDPLAVPNMRQVFPQIEYCTGAAEALAGADACLLMTEWPEFSRLDGEFELMKNRVVIEGRRVLSCDGKEGICW, from the coding sequence ATGAGGGTATCTGTAATTGGCGGCGGGTATGTCGGCGTTGTCACCGCTGCGTGCTTTGCACACCTGGGGCACGGTGTCTCGATCGTCGAGGTCGACGCAGGCAAGGTCAGGACGATCAATGCCGGAGAGCCCCCGATCTATGAGGAAGGGCTCGAAGGACTCCTCAAAGTACATGCCGGGAAGAAACTCGTCGCGGGGACGGAGTACGGGCCTGTTGCCGACTCGGACCTCTCCTTCATCTGCGTCGGGACGCCGCCGGCATGGGACGGGAGTGCCGACCTCTCGTACATCACCGCGGCGTGCCGCTCCATCGGCGAGGTCCTCCGCGGCGGGAAGAAGGCGCACACAGTCGTCGTGAAGAGTACCGTGCCGCCGGGAACGACCGAAAACCTCGTCATCCCCACAGTCAGAGAGGCTTCAGGGCGGAATGACCTCGGCTTTGCGATGAACCCTGAGTTCCTCAGGGAAGGGAGGGCGGTGAAGGACTTCCTCCACCCCGACAGGATCGTCATCGGGAGCACCGACCCCGCGGCAGGTGAGCGGGTTTCGAAGGTGTATCAGGGCCTTGACGCCCCGATCATGCGGACAGGCACCACCGCCGCCGAGATGATCAAGTACGCCTCCAACGCCCTCCTTGCAATGAAGATCTCCTACACCAACGAGATCGGGAACCTCTGCAAGCGCCTCGGCATCGACGTCTACGAGGTGATGCAGGGCGTGGGACTCGACAGGAGGGTCTCCCCCCACTTCCTCAACGCGGGCGCCGGTTTCGGCGGCAGTTGTTTCCCGAAAGACGTCGCCGCCCTCATCCATCTTGCGGAGAGGCACGGGGAGGACCCGGTCCTCCTCCGGTCGGTGATGGAGGTGAACAGGCGGCAACCCCTCCGGATGATCCGGATCCTGAAGGATCGGGTCGGGGATCTGAACAGCAAAAAAATTGCCGTCCTCGGCCTCGCCTTCAAGGACGGCACCGACGACATCAGGGAGTCGCGGGCGGTCCCGGTCATCGAGGCCCTGCTGGAGAGTGGGGCGGCGGTCGCCGCCTACGACCCCCTCGCCGTCCCGAACATGCGCCAGGTCTTCCCGCAGATCGAGTACTGCACCGGGGCCGCAGAGGCCCTGGCCGGTGCCGACGCCTGCCTGCTGATGACAGAGTGGCCGGAGTTTTCCCGCCTCGACGGCGAGTTCGAACTGATGAAGAACCGCGTTGTCATCGAGGGGAGGAGAGTCCTCTCCTGCGACGGGAAGGAGGGCATATGCTGGTAA
- a CDS encoding lysylphosphatidylglycerol synthase transmembrane domain-containing protein yields MRDFEVKHSVLAKGVALIVTIILLALLFSQIDLSDIVTTIANIDPLYLVAGFFLYTSSYFFRALRFHILLNREVGLRTLFRIVCVHNMVNGILPARTGELSYIYLLKKVDGRNVGEGVSTLTIARIFDFIAITICFLISFIIIGEISSTLVQTAWMVGVFMIAMVLSLFFLLHSGRKFIYAIHILFNKCHLVKWRFGDCILKCGEEAVESLEKIKETGNNQYIFIFLVSCGIWVSLYLLIFLLVSGMEIHIGFFLVLFASTFAIISTVLPIQGIGGFGTVEGAWSVGFILVGLPNEVAINSGFVYHIVYFIYLMLLGIGGSIALRNRLFIDIL; encoded by the coding sequence GTGCGTGATTTCGAGGTGAAACACTCTGTCCTTGCCAAAGGTGTTGCTCTCATCGTCACCATCATACTGCTTGCGCTTCTTTTCTCCCAGATAGACCTTTCAGACATTGTCACCACCATAGCGAATATCGACCCCCTCTATCTGGTTGCGGGTTTCTTCCTCTACACCTCCAGTTACTTCTTCAGGGCCCTGCGTTTTCATATCCTGCTGAACCGGGAGGTGGGGTTACGCACTCTCTTCAGGATTGTGTGTGTGCACAATATGGTGAACGGCATTCTGCCGGCCAGAACCGGGGAATTGTCCTATATCTATCTCTTGAAAAAAGTGGATGGGAGGAATGTTGGGGAAGGGGTTTCTACTTTAACCATTGCAAGGATATTTGATTTTATTGCAATCACCATCTGTTTTCTCATTTCTTTCATAATAATTGGCGAGATCTCCTCCACTCTCGTTCAAACGGCGTGGATGGTGGGGGTTTTTATGATCGCAATGGTTCTATCTCTTTTTTTTTTGCTCCATTCGGGAAGAAAATTTATTTATGCAATCCATATTTTGTTTAATAAATGTCACCTCGTTAAATGGCGTTTCGGAGATTGTATCTTAAAGTGTGGTGAGGAGGCTGTGGAGAGCCTCGAAAAGATAAAAGAAACCGGAAATAATCAGTATATCTTCATTTTCCTGGTTTCGTGTGGGATATGGGTCTCTTTGTACCTTTTAATATTTCTCCTGGTTAGTGGGATGGAAATCCATATCGGTTTCTTTTTGGTTCTCTTTGCATCAACTTTTGCCATCATTTCAACTGTGTTGCCGATTCAGGGAATCGGGGGATTTGGAACTGTTGAAGGGGCCTGGAGTGTTGGTTTTATCCTTGTTGGGCTACCAAATGAGGTTGCAATTAACTCTGGATTTGTATATCATATTGTCTATTTTATTTATCTCATGCTCCTGGGTATCGGTGGCAGTATCGCTCTCCGAAACAGGCTATTTATCGATATTTTATAA